The following coding sequences are from one Rhizobiaceae bacterium window:
- a CDS encoding cation-translocating P-type ATPase has translation MIRDDSRTFSPEPHRDTADRVIAALGSNATTGLSQAEAAARLEKYGHNRLDEKPQRPAWLKFLGQFTDTLVLLLIAAAVISAGLWLHERDSELPYEAIAILCIVFLNAIMGHVQQSRAEAAAEALRSMAAPKATVVRDGERRKILSELLVPGDVIVVEEGDTVPADARVIETSALQAAEAPLTGESIPVSKDAGPVDAGAGVGDRTNMLFSGTAIARGRGAAVVTATGMGTEMGRIAGMLAQTPDDSTPLQQELDRVGRLLGGIVIAIAVAMIGVIFLVTDITGLAGAFDVLILGVALAVAAVPEGLPAVVTAVLSIGVQRMAARHAIVRRLAAVETLGSATVVASDKTGTLTRNEMTVRRMVTASGSARFEGAGYSPEGGVEPDLNDAAHAALRAEIVRALAAADRANNAVLQNREGRWSVHGDPTEGALIVAARRAGLEAAALDARFARVAEIPFSSERKLMSTVHTDADRDEGLRAFTKGAPDVLLGHCSHELVGEETRPLTAERRSEILWTNDALAGQAMRTLAVAFRSLPEDAADHGAFGEEIEHGLVFLGLIGMIDPPREEALQAVARARQAGIRAIMITGDHPRTAAVIAGELGISEDGRVLTGAELAAMPQDDLDRMAREVSVYARVDPAHKLRIVEALRHQGETVAMTGDGVNDAPALKAADIGIAMGITGTDVSKEAADIVLADDNFATIVAAVEEGRAIFSNIRKFLRYLLSSNIGEVMTMFFGVLLADLIGLVAGEGESLVLPLLATQILWINLVTDGAPALALGVDPADSRTMEKPPRPRGEGVITRRMWAGIVFVGVVMAAGTLAVIDASLPGGLIEGSGTIEYARTMGFTTLTLFQLYNVFNARSDERSAFSGLFANPWLWGAVGLSLALHVAVVHLPFLQQAFGTVSLSVMDWLVCAATASSVLWLRELTKLVARRR, from the coding sequence TTGATTAGAGACGATTCTCGAACCTTCTCTCCGGAGCCGCACCGCGACACCGCCGACCGCGTGATCGCCGCGCTCGGATCGAATGCGACGACCGGCCTGTCGCAAGCCGAGGCGGCGGCACGGCTCGAGAAATATGGACATAACCGGCTGGACGAGAAGCCGCAGCGGCCGGCCTGGCTGAAGTTCCTCGGACAGTTTACCGACACGCTCGTGCTGCTGCTGATCGCCGCTGCAGTGATCTCCGCCGGGTTGTGGCTGCACGAACGCGACTCCGAACTGCCCTACGAGGCGATCGCGATCCTCTGCATCGTGTTCCTCAACGCGATCATGGGCCATGTTCAGCAGTCGCGCGCGGAAGCTGCGGCCGAGGCCCTGCGCAGCATGGCGGCGCCGAAAGCGACGGTCGTGCGCGACGGCGAAAGGCGCAAGATCCTGTCGGAACTCCTCGTACCGGGCGACGTCATCGTGGTGGAGGAGGGCGATACGGTTCCCGCCGACGCCCGCGTGATCGAGACCTCCGCGCTGCAGGCCGCCGAAGCTCCGCTGACAGGCGAGAGCATTCCCGTATCGAAGGACGCTGGTCCGGTGGACGCGGGAGCGGGAGTCGGCGACCGCACCAACATGCTGTTCAGCGGCACCGCGATTGCACGCGGTCGCGGTGCCGCCGTGGTGACCGCGACCGGCATGGGCACCGAGATGGGCCGCATAGCCGGGATGCTTGCGCAGACGCCCGACGACAGCACGCCGCTCCAGCAGGAGCTCGACCGGGTCGGACGCCTGCTCGGCGGGATCGTCATCGCCATAGCGGTGGCGATGATCGGTGTGATCTTCCTTGTCACGGACATTACCGGCCTTGCCGGGGCGTTCGACGTGCTGATCCTCGGCGTGGCTCTGGCGGTCGCGGCGGTGCCCGAGGGCTTGCCGGCCGTCGTGACGGCGGTGCTCTCCATCGGTGTCCAGCGCATGGCGGCGCGGCACGCGATCGTCCGCCGCCTCGCGGCCGTCGAGACGCTTGGGTCGGCGACCGTCGTCGCCTCCGACAAGACCGGTACGCTCACCAGGAACGAGATGACGGTGCGCCGGATGGTGACGGCCAGCGGTTCGGCGCGTTTCGAGGGCGCGGGATACTCTCCGGAAGGCGGCGTCGAGCCGGATCTGAACGATGCTGCCCATGCCGCGCTGAGAGCGGAGATCGTGCGTGCGCTCGCGGCGGCGGACCGCGCCAACAACGCCGTTCTCCAGAATCGCGAGGGCCGCTGGTCGGTCCATGGCGATCCGACCGAAGGCGCGCTGATCGTGGCGGCTCGCAGGGCCGGTCTGGAGGCGGCGGCCCTCGACGCCAGATTCGCGCGCGTGGCGGAGATCCCGTTCTCGTCGGAACGGAAGCTGATGAGCACGGTGCATACCGACGCCGACCGGGACGAAGGGCTGCGCGCTTTCACGAAAGGAGCGCCGGACGTCCTGCTCGGGCATTGCTCGCACGAACTCGTCGGCGAGGAAACGAGGCCTCTGACAGCGGAACGGCGCAGCGAGATACTGTGGACGAACGACGCTCTCGCCGGACAGGCGATGCGTACGCTGGCCGTCGCCTTCCGCTCGCTGCCGGAAGATGCGGCGGACCACGGCGCCTTCGGCGAGGAGATCGAACATGGCCTCGTCTTCCTCGGCTTGATCGGCATGATCGATCCGCCGCGCGAGGAAGCTCTTCAGGCGGTCGCCAGGGCAAGGCAGGCGGGCATCCGCGCCATCATGATCACCGGCGACCATCCGCGGACGGCCGCCGTGATCGCCGGAGAGCTCGGCATCAGCGAAGACGGCCGCGTGCTCACCGGCGCCGAGCTGGCAGCGATGCCGCAGGACGATCTCGACCGCATGGCCCGGGAGGTGTCGGTCTATGCGCGCGTCGATCCCGCCCACAAGCTCAGGATCGTGGAGGCGCTGCGCCATCAGGGCGAGACCGTCGCCATGACCGGCGACGGGGTCAACGACGCGCCGGCGCTGAAGGCCGCCGACATCGGCATCGCGATGGGCATCACGGGAACCGACGTCTCCAAGGAGGCGGCGGACATCGTGCTGGCGGACGACAATTTCGCCACCATCGTCGCGGCGGTGGAGGAAGGCCGCGCGATCTTCTCCAACATCCGCAAGTTCCTGCGCTACCTGCTGTCGTCGAACATCGGCGAGGTCATGACCATGTTCTTCGGCGTGCTGCTGGCCGACCTGATAGGCCTCGTGGCCGGGGAGGGGGAGAGCCTCGTCCTGCCGCTGCTCGCGACCCAGATCCTCTGGATAAACCTCGTCACCGACGGAGCGCCCGCGCTGGCGCTGGGCGTCGACCCGGCTGACAGCCGCACCATGGAAAAGCCTCCCCGTCCGCGTGGCGAGGGCGTGATCACGCGTCGCATGTGGGCGGGCATCGTCTTCGTCGGCGTGGTGATGGCCGCCGGAACGCTCGCCGTCATCGACGCCTCCCTGCCGGGCGGCCTGATCGAGGGGTCCGGGACGATAGAATATGCCCGGACGATGGGGTTCACGACGTTGACGCTGTTCCAGCTCTACAACGTCTTCAACGCCCGGTCCGACGAACGGAGCGCCTTTTCGGGACTGTTCGCCAATCCGTGGCTTTGGGGAGCGGTCGGCCTGTCGCTCGCCCTGCACGTGGCGGTGGTCCACCTGCCTTTCCTGCAGCAGGCATTCGGCACCGTCAGCCTGAGCGTCATGGACTGGCTGGTCTGCGCGGCGACGGCGAGTTCGGTGCTGTGGCTGCGGGAACTGACCAAGCTTGTCGCGCGCCGACGCTGA